The following are encoded together in the Arvicanthis niloticus isolate mArvNil1 chromosome 11, mArvNil1.pat.X, whole genome shotgun sequence genome:
- the LOC117716813 gene encoding intraflagellar transport protein 172 homolog: MVKGMVFSPDSTKIATGQTDIIIYVYKIGEDWGDKKVICNKFIQTSAVTCLQWPAEYIIVFGLAEGKVRLANTKTKESSTIYGTDSYMVVLTTNCSGKGILSGHEDGTIVRYFFDDEGSGESQVHFC; encoded by the exons ATGGTGAAGGGCATGGTGTTCTCTCCTGATTCCACAAAAATTGCCACAGGACAGACTGACATCATCATCTATGTCTACAAGATTGGAGAAGATTG GGGTGACAAGAAGGTCATCTGCAACAAGTTCATCCAGACG AGTGCTGTCACTTGTCTGCAGTGGCCCGCGGAGTACATCATTGTCTTTGGACTGGCTGAAGGCAAG gttcgCTTAGCAAACACTAAAACTAAGGAGTCATCTACTATCTATGGGACAGATTCTTACATGGTAGTGCTGACAACCAA CTGCTCTGGGAAAGGGATACTCTCAGGTCATGAAGATGGCACCATCGTCAGatatttctttgatgatgaagGCTCTGGAGAGTCACAG